Sequence from the Natronomonas marina genome:
GACCACCAGCGCGAGCCCGACGAACACCGTCGCTATCAGCAGCGACGTGATGAGCAGTATCTGGGCGCGGTCCCGCCGCGTCACATCCGCCATACCGTCACCTCCACGCGAACGACGTTGTAGACGCTGTTGCCGTCGGAATCGGGCGGTATCACGTCCTCGTACGTGTCGGCGTTCTCGGCGGTCGTCGAGATGCCCGGCGCCGTCAACTCGTCGTCTTTGTAGATGGTCACCGTCCGGCTGGCGCTGACGGCGTTGTCGCTCGGCTCGCCCCGATAGACCATCTCGACGGGGTCGGCGTTGCCCGGGTGGACGACGACGTTCACCGCCAGTCCCCGCCCGTCGAAGGCCCGCTGGGTGATGTCGCCGAAGTCGTTGGGCGGGTAGCTGTTCGTGTAGAAGGTGACCCGCTCGGCGTCGTAGAACTCCGCTTCGGTGTCGTCCCAGAACAGCACGGCGTCCTTCAGCACGCCGGCCTCCTGGGCGGCCGTCAGCACGCCCGACGCGGAGGCGCGCTGCTGGTTCTCGATGTGCTGGTTCGAGGTGCTGGCCGACAGCGGCGTCACCGCCGTCACCTGCAGGGCGAAGACGAGACTCGAGACGAGTAGCACCGCGGCGATGATCGCCTCCAGCGTGTAGGCCTGGCCGCGGTCGGTTACCATACTCTCACCTCGAGGGTCGCATCACAGGTGTTCACCTCGGTGCTGGCCGTATCGAAGTCACAGCCCGGTATCGTGACGATACGCCGGGCGACGACGACGGAGTCCTGGTCGGTCGGTTCCTCGCCAGCCACGAACGCGGTGTCACAGCTGAAACTCCCGTTGTCCTCGTGGATAACGCCGACGGCGTCGTTGTGGCAGACCGAACGGAACCGGTCGTCGCCGG
This genomic interval carries:
- a CDS encoding DUF7288 family protein, yielding MVTDRGQAYTLEAIIAAVLLVSSLVFALQVTAVTPLSASTSNQHIENQQRASASGVLTAAQEAGVLKDAVLFWDDTEAEFYDAERVTFYTNSYPPNDFGDITQRAFDGRGLAVNVVVHPGNADPVEMVYRGEPSDNAVSASRTVTIYKDDELTAPGISTTAENADTYEDVIPPDSDGNSVYNVVRVEVTVWRM